Genomic segment of Perognathus longimembris pacificus isolate PPM17 chromosome 11, ASM2315922v1, whole genome shotgun sequence:
AGTCAAGGTACTTTTGCTGAGTTGGCAAATTGTCTCAACCTATCCTTTCTACTCTGGTAAAGTGTAAAATACCTGTTGAGACAATCCCTGGAAGATGGAACTATGGAATGTCACTCATATTTTATAGATCATATCCTCTCAGGATTCATTTATTAGTTCAGTAGATAATGTATAAATCCTAAAGGCACAAAAAGATTATAGGGGAGTTCTTTCCCTCAAGGAATTTATTGTTTAGCAGGAGAGGTACTATATATTTGGTGTAATGCAATGTGAAATGTAGTGCTTTAGAAAGTGGTCTATATAGATTTAGATCTTCAAAGCTAAAGACATCTGTCTATAGATAGGTTGATAGAATGGGGCTATTTtggtgtctttaaaaaaattgctgtTTGTAATATAGTCAAATAATGCAAAAGTTTATTGAACAGGGTAActactcatttttttcctttcccttggtCTTACTGTTAACAATTTAGTGTAGAGAAATTAACGTGTGAATAATGTTGAAATCACTTCTATAAATCATGCAAGGTGGCACATACTATACTCCTAGTTCTTGGGAActaaggtaggaggattgagtgttcaaatccagcctggactacataatgggagcctatctcaaaaaaaaccccaaaacagtaCTTTATATGGAGTATCCCATTTTTATCACTAAAAGCATCTTATGATAATATTATtgagtatatttaaatatttacttgtaTTTGTATAAGAAAGATATAGAAGATACTGATGAAAGTGTTTACTTATCATCAGGTAGGGCAGATCTCTTCAGTCTCTACCTCTCAGTGCCCACATAtcctcacttcatttttttttttttttttttggagaactTCAAACCTACAGAAAAATTGGGTTAAAAACAGTGAACACACATCTCTCCTTAGATTCACTAAATGGTTAATGTTACTGCCACGTTTGTTTTATCTCtttctatttatatatactttttaaatcttttgagaTTAAATCACAGACATCCTGGCACTTCACCCCATGTACTTCAGCATGTATCTCCCAGGAGCAAGGACATTCTTTTCTTTAGCCACAATAACATTACCACACCCAGGAAGTTTAACATTGCTCTAATGCTGTTACCTCAATACATTTTTGAATGAGGTATACCTTGCCTttagattttgatttttgaaccatgattattatctaataaattattttaactgGTGGCTATGCACTGGTACTAATGTAACGGCTTCACAAATATATTAACTCTTAGCTCCTCAGAACATTAGAATTGGTCCTATTACTGTTTTACAGGTAAGGAAACTGGCACACAAGATGTAAATTGTCTAGAGGCACATAACTgggaccaggatttgaacttatgcaaagacattttttttttcattttttccagagGAAGTTCAGAAACTCCAGTTTGATATTTACTCTGGCTACAAGATAGAAGGTGCCAAAACAGATTCAGACACAGATTTTTCAGCCCTACTACTTGAGTCTCACGGAAGTGATCGTCTTTTAAGAGGAACAGTATTTGTCATTTTTTAGCAGCAAACTACATTGTGAACAGAATCTTAGCTCTGACATCTCAAGATATAACATATAAAAGTGGGAAACAGTTCTAATTCTCAGAGGGGAGTAATGACAATGCTGTCTTCCATATGTTACTCTAGTCTCATCTTCCTTTGCCCCACATAAATGCATTTGGGAAATGGTATGTGTTATTTCTCCTAATAGATTTAGACATACATGTAAAAAAGtattctccttaaaaaaaattaccaagtaTTTCTAGCTTAGGAGTCGAGTCTTCTCTTCCCCATGTTATGCTTAACAACTTATTGTCCTTCAGAATGCATACAAGTGATCTTCTGCATTTGACTACATGTACGCTTAAAAAAATaaggagccaggggctgggaatgtggcttagtggtagagtatttgcctggcatgcatgaagccctgggttcaattcctcagcaccacatgtatataaaaaaggcagacgtggcactgtggctcaagtggtagagtgctagccttgagcaaaaagaagcgagggacagtgctcaggccctgagttcaagctccaggactagcaaaaaaaaaaaaaaatgaggggccacacacctgtaatcctaactactcaggaggctgagaggtgaggatcacagtttcaagccagcaaggacaggaaaatctatgaaactcttatctccagtaaactactcagaaaaggccagaggtgaggATGctgtacaagtggtagagtgctagccttgagcaaaagaagctcaaggacagcccaagtcagagttcaggccccaggactagaaaaaaaaaattcaaaacaatgaaaaaagataGGTAGGATTTTAGTCATCATTGTAGTAAGCTGAAAGAAGAGATCATTTTGCCCTGGTGCTCTCTGCCTGTTTAAATAATATTCAAGATTATCTGTTTTTCCTGATTGAGATTAAATAAGAGGCCATTTTAGAACTATTGCAGAACAGTTCTCTGTGGAACATCAGTCAGTTCAGGAAACATCAGCTCAGGAAATGCTCTTCTAGTACAGTGTGACTAATTGAACATAGGAAGCTATAGTCTTATATTTATCAGCCAACTCTAGTCATGTCTGAGTAAAGGATGCATGCCAGGCACTTatggtcacatctgtaatcttagctactcacgagactgaaatctgaggattgcagtttgaagccagctcaggtaggaaagtccctgagactcttttctccagtataCTACCAGAAAAGCCTTAAGTGGAGcagtgggtcaagtgatagagtgctagccttgagcatcaaaaacaaaagcaaatgaagttcagaggcagtgcccaggccctgagttcaagtcccatgacatacactctctctctctctctctccagctgaTTGGCAGCAAGTATGAACCACACTGTATCTAATGagccttttttttgtttcctttccatgACCACCATACttagactgattttttttctgtttatttcttgtcccctttttccttctcttttacttGCTCCTTCAGAGTGTAAAGAAATCTGACCTCATCCTCCTAGTGGAAGCCACTGACACCTCATAAGAGCCTGAAGCATTCCTGCGGCTTCAGATAGCAAAACTTTCTCAGTTCATATTTAGGGCTGTTGGGGGAAGTTGAGAACTTGGGAGACTTTCAAGTTAGTATGGGCAACACAATGAGAGTTTTAGGtttagcagtggaatttgggagAGGGAAACTAGATCctagattttctcccagtctcctCAATGTTTAAATGAGAATGGCAATCATTACCTTACATAGAGAGATGATAGAGAACTTGTTAGGGGGATATCCACTATAAGAACACTGAAAACTTAAAAGacagtgtacgtgtgtgtgtgtgtgtgtgtgtttgtttgtgtggaggTGTCTGTAGTAGGCTTGAACTTGGCGCctgcatgctgtctctgagctcttttgctcaaggctagtattttaccattttgagcctctacaccactttcagttttctggtggtgggagataagggtctcactgcctttcctgacccaggctggctttgaactgggatcttcagattgCCAGCGCCTGGCTTAACAGTCTTTTTTATTAGCAATATACTTTTGTTAAGGTACTGAGTCTTTGGGTTTTCAATGCATCACTTTACATACATATTAGTTTCAACATTTGTGTTTTGGTTATTAGGTTTGCTTACTTTATACAGAGCTATTTGCAAAGCTAAAAGTTGAGGCAGGTGATAGTCACACAATTTCTTTTAGTTGCAGAGAAGTTTCTTGTGCTCATACACTTACCCACCTAATATTTATTGGGAACCTACTAATTGTTAACTCTTGAACTGCTAGGAATATAATTGTTAGCAATAGGAAGTCCCTACCTTTAAAATATTGGTATAAACAACTGAATAATAGTGCAGACAGTAAAGAATACTGTAAAGACAGTAACGTAAATGGCTACAGAAAGCGGGCAGCTAGATGAATGGAAGAAACTGAATAGTTTTGTTTGCTAGATTAttttgagtatgtgtgtgtgcaagtgtgcacatgccggtcctgggcttgaactctggcctgggtgctgtctctgacctttttgctcaagtccagcactctaccacttgagccacagctccaattttggctttttgagcattaattggatataagagtctcatgggctttcctgcgtgggctggctttgaactgcagtcctcatatctcaacctcctgagtagctagaattataggcatgatccattggcacccagctgctttgaactcaaggctgtccttgaactccttATCCAcccatgtgctgagattataggtatatgcCATTATAACCAGGCTGATCTGTATTCTCTTAGACAGGAAACTGGGATTTGGGTCATTTGGAGTGTTTCTTGCCGGTTGCCACTGAAAATTGGACTAGCATAGTAGAAGTGATGATAGTGAATGGCCAGATGATCAGTGCAATCTTTTGTCTTCTCCACCATCACAGGTGTGGTTCCTCAAAGTGCACCACCGGTGCCAACAGCCTCTTCACGGTTCCATTTCCCAACTCTGGATGCCCATTCTCCACCTGGTGATCTGCAGCCAGGGCGGTTCTCTGCTAGCTCCCTAACTGCCTCTGGCCAGGAGTCAAATAATGGCACTGATAGAAAGGTGGAGCTTTCAGAGCTGGAAGATAGCTCAGCTTCTGACTGGCGCCGGGGTGTGGATCTCATGGCCTCCCGGAGTGCTGTTGGTGGAGGAGGGATTGGCCATCAGAAACGCAAGCCTGACATAATGCTTCCTCTGTTCACTAGGCCAGGGATGTACCCTGACCCTCACAGTCCTTTTGCTGTCTCTCCGATTCCTAGCCGTGGAGGTGTCCTTAGTGTCCCCATCTCACCTGCCCTCTCCCTGACTCCTACCATCTTCTCCTATAGCCCTTCACCAGGCCTCAGCCCCTTCACCAACAGCAGTTGCTTCTCCTTCAACCCAGAGGAAATGAAACACTACCTTCATTCTCAAGCCTGTTCTGTGTTCAATTATCATCTGAGTCCTCGGACTTTTCCCCGCTACCCAGGGCTCATGGTCCCACCGCTGCAATGCCAAATGCATCCTGAGGAGTCTACTCAGTTTTCTATCAAGCTGCAGCCCCCACCCATTGGGCGGAAGAAccgagagagagcagagagcacTGAGGAGTCTGTACCTGTTGCTGCGCCCACCATGGCTCCCATTCCCCCTCGAATTAAGGTGGAGCCCACCTCTGAGAAAGATTCCGAGAGCCCCAGGCATTCAGCCCGGGAGAAGGAAGAACACTCTCAAGATGAGGGCACTGTGCCAAGCAGGACCATAGAAGAGGAGAAAGGCACTGTCTTTGCCCGCCCTACTGCTCCACCTGCCTGGCCCTCTGTATCCATTAGTACTCCTGGTGAAGAACCTCCAGAGGTGACTGAAGACAGTGAGGATAGATCCGGCAAAGAGCCCAGTGTACCTGAGAAGAAAGAGGATGCCCTAATGCCCCCCAAGCTTCGATTGAAGCGGCGCTGGAATGGTGACCCCGAAGCCCGGGAGCTGAATAAGACCGGCAAATTCTTCTGGAGTGGGGCAGGACCTCGGGGCCTGGCAGCAGCAGCCGCTGATGCTTAGAACTGCAAGTGAGATAGGAGCTGTTTATATTATAAtcaaatacatacatgtatttatgtagcaagatttgggggggtgggggagggtgttaAACTGGTTTGATCATTCTGGGGCATAGTCTTGTACTTTTCTGTTGGGGATGGGATAGTAATCTTCTGTTGTAAATTAGGTTGGGTGtgaacacacttttttttcctgggaAGTAGGACACAGGGAAAGTATTGAACTGAAAGGGGAAGGAGCCTGTTTCCCATTTGAGGCTTACACTTCCTGGCAAGGAAATTTCTAAAGGGCCCAGGTACTTTCTGGTCCCATGACAGTTCAGgtttcagacttttcttttctatatatacATGGAAAGCCATtaatgagtttcttttgttctgaGAGAgatacataaaaggaaaaaacgTAGCTGGGAGAAGTTCAACAGTTAAGTATTTTACCTGAAAATACTCTTTTAATTATTTCAGGGGAAGAAAAATAGAATGTCGATCTCCTCTAGGGCAGAGAGAATGTTCAGgtgtctctctttttccttttctccttttcttttgttgttgtttggcatttttcatttccttttttaaaaactgttttcagGACACGTGAGCAAAACTGCCAGTTAGGGTAGACTGGGAGGGCGCTGCAGGGGGGCAGCGGGAGCAAGCCCTGCCACCCACGCCTTGGACTTTTCACCCACTTCACCTACTAAGAAGCCATGAAGACTTGTAAACTCTTGttcagggaagaaagaagagggcagGAGGAAGTAACCCAATGCCTTTAAaacgaaaacaacaaaaaaaatggtcatttttctttttccattgtgGGTTTGGTAAGCCAAACCAAAGTGTGAGCAAGTTCACTGAGAAGCCTGACAAATGTCTTTGCATTGTGTCTGATGCTCTTATCCTTTTCTTAAGTAGAGCCTTAACTATGAACACACTTAAAAGTGATACGGGTCTGTCAACTTCAACCTGTAAAGGACATGGCCACTGTTCAGATAATCAAGGAATCTTGAGACATGGTTTGATTCCTACTGGTAGCCATATCCTCTTAATGTTGGAATGGTAGCAAAAGGCAAAACTGTGAGAGCCGAGGACATGTCTGGTAACACAGAAGGTGGCTGCAGGAACAAGTGGAAGTTTGTTGAAACAGTAGAAAGTGGTAGAAAGAAGACAGAGGGTTAGACACTGAGAGGCCTGGTGTGCGGGAAGAAGTCGGTGTCTCTGCTCTTCTGGTGTTGCCATTCTTGCCATCCCCATTTGCCCAGCTAGTTCTGAGTCTCCTGGTCAGTTAAGTATCCTGAGTCAGACCAGTTTATTGACAGTTATTTCTTTCTGTGGGAAATTCCCTCACAGCAACTTCAAGGGAATGGGAAGATACTGGTCTTACATGAAGCAAAACACTAGGACCTGGGGCAGAGAGGCAGCAGCCAGCcttctatgtgtgtgcatgtgtgcctctGTAATGCAGTAAACACCTAGCTGGCTGTGGCCTAGATCCGCCATAACAAGGCATCAGGGAAGAAAGGGGTGGCACGGGAGTGGCTTCCAGAAATTGGAGAGATTCCTGACTCCCTTAGCCTAAGAAAACTGTATACTAAGTAACATTTGATAGTAATATTTTACAGGAGTCCATCATGCTTTTTCATGACAAGTGTCCTCCTTGCTTAATCCAAATTCCAAGAGTGACTTgtctccccccctttcccccccaaagGGACTGAGAGAATGGTCCCTAACAACTCAGGCTTTGGTCATGCTGCCTTTGTGGTTGTGTTTCCTTCTCTGCACCTCAACTTACCTCTGAATCAGAAAGCAAAGCCCAGCAGGTGGAAGGAGGCTCTCTGCTAAGTGCTGCCCAATCTAACCAGGGAGGCCAGCTGGACACCCATTGTCCACTAGAGGGGAGGGCCAGCAGGTGTCAGTATGAACTCAGGAATAGAAACATGGGGCCTTTAAAATAAGAGGGAGAAAAATCCATGTTACATATCTGTAACCCCCTAGAACCCAAGTGCCAGAATTAATTCCTAGATGCTGCTTCTGTTTGAAGAAAAAAGTCACTGCTTTTTTTACACTTGAAAACACACTCAAAATATGTTCAACTccatgaaaaatgttttttttttttcggcttTAAGAAATTGTTTGCTGTTTAACTGTTTCCTTTGATTGCCATTCCACCAGTGATGGTTGATTTGCACTgcacactgggggtgggggtggggcttcgTAAACAGCCGAacttgggcttgctcaggaagcGGGCTGGGGAATGCGCAGGTCAATGATGTTTCCTCTTGCAAGAGTATTATCTCCCCCAGCCCACTCCACAGCACCTGTCACCAGCCTGGTACAAGGCAGGCTTTTACCTTCCATAAGCATCTCATCACTGTCCAACAGCAGATGGAAAAAAAAGGGGGACAAAAGCCAGACCTACTGTCCCCTTCCCCCATTTTTCCAGTTTTGCTGTGCCAAATGTTTAGGAGTTTGCAAATATAAATTATTGAAATTTCATTAATCAAGAACTTGTTCATGTaaaaagttgggttttttttttttttttttttttttagctataagAAGGAAACAGTAGAGATCTCTTAAGGGCA
This window contains:
- the Etv3 gene encoding ETS translocation variant 3 is translated as MKAGCSIVEKPEGGGGYQFPDWAYKTESSPGSRQIQLWHFILELLQKEEFRHVIAWQQGEYGEFVIKDPDEVARLWGRRKCKPQMNYDKLSRALRYYYNKRILHKTKGKRFTYKFNFNKLVMPNYPFINIRSSGVVPQSAPPVPTASSRFHFPTLDAHSPPGDLQPGRFSASSLTASGQESNNGTDRKVELSELEDSSASDWRRGVDLMASRSAVGGGGIGHQKRKPDIMLPLFTRPGMYPDPHSPFAVSPIPSRGGVLSVPISPALSLTPTIFSYSPSPGLSPFTNSSCFSFNPEEMKHYLHSQACSVFNYHLSPRTFPRYPGLMVPPLQCQMHPEESTQFSIKLQPPPIGRKNRERAESTEESVPVAAPTMAPIPPRIKVEPTSEKDSESPRHSAREKEEHSQDEGTVPSRTIEEEKGTVFARPTAPPAWPSVSISTPGEEPPEVTEDSEDRSGKEPSVPEKKEDALMPPKLRLKRRWNGDPEARELNKTGKFFWSGAGPRGLAAAAADA